DNA from Actinomycetota bacterium:
TATCACGGACCGAGAAAGACAAGTGATACTTATCATTTTCCTTGGCCACCAGTTTAATATCCAGCGAAATTTCCCCCTCATTGGTAAATTTAGCAGCATTGTTTAGAACATTTAGGAGTATCTGCTCTATTCGCTTGGGGTCACCAAAAAACCAATTGGGCACGAGAGGGTCTTTGGATAGTTTAAAACCAATCTTTTGTTCTTCAATTTTATAAGATACTATATTTACTACATCCTGGATAACTTGGTCTATGTTAAACGAAGTGATTTCCAGCTCCACTTTTCCAGCTTCAATTTTAGAATAGTCCAGGATATCATTAATAATGCTCAGCATTATGTTGGATGCTTGGGTAATCCGGTCAATATAGATACTTTGCGTTGAAGCATTATCGGTCTTTTTAAGCAGGTATGCCATACCGGTAATAGCATTGAGCGGCGTCCTTATTTCATGGGACATCCTGGCCATAAAGCTGGACTTGAATTCATTGGCCTCTTCAGCTTCCTGTTTGGCCTTTTCCAATGCAGATTGGACCAGTTCCCGCTTCTTTATCTCTTTTCTTAAACGGACAATCCAATAGAATGAAACCCCCAATACGGCGGCTACAAAGCCGCCAACTATTAAGATGATACGGATAATAGGGCCATAGTCAATCCTTGATTCTAATTCTATCCACTTATTGCTTATGGCTATTTTTTCTTCCTCGGTAATGGTATCCAGTGTTTTATTGAGGATGCTAACTAACTCCGGCCAATCCTGGCGAACTGCAAAATGCAAAGCCTGCTGCTTTTCTGCTTCGAAGGCAATAAATTTTAAATTGGTCAGCGCATTGGACCGTATCAGGTAATTGGTAGTAGCAAGATTCCCAACAAAAGCCCTTTCCGTCCCGTTTGCTACTGCAGTAGTAGCAGCTTCCACAGAGTCGTACAAACTTAAATTTATCTTGGGGTAATCCAGCAGGTAGCTATGATGCGAACTATTCCGCTGCACTGCTACCGTCAGCCCTTCCAGATCTTTGATTCCAGTGATTCCCTTGTCCGTATCCCTGGTTACGATGACCCTTTTAAAGTAGTAATATGGCTCGGAAAAAAGAAAATATTGTTCCCTTTCCTGCGTTTTGGATATTGCTGGTAAAACATCTATATCTCCCGATAAAGCCTGGTCATAAGCCTGGGGCCAGGTCAGGCCTTTAACCACTTCAAATTGTATGCCTGTTTTCTCGCTGATCAATGACAGGTAATCAGTAGCAATACCCCTATATTCTCCATCCTTATCAATGAACTCAAATGGTACGAATTCAGGATCTACGCCCAGCCGGACTACAGGATGGGCTTCCATAAAAGCAACCTCTTCTTCTGTCCAAATGATATTGCCTTCTTGCCCATAACAAGGAGCAGCCATAGTAAAAGCAATGCTAATAAACACAAGCAGGAAGATGAGAAGTTTTCTCATAAATAGTCTCCTTCAAAAATACAGTAAGCTAGACTGTAGCTTTTATCCCCGTAATAGCTGTTACTGGAGTTTGGATAGAAAATAGGTTTACTGATAACCTTATCTGTATTATTTACAGTACCCTCACTTCATCCTGAATATTTGCAACATAGCTCTCCCTGCTATTAATATCTCTGGGCCTATGTTTTTACCAGCGCCACAGGTATTATATTTTAGGATAGTAGTGCCTCTTTATTACTATAGCCAAATTTCGCTTATGGCCTCTATAGGTCTAGTGTTAAATATACTACTTTTTTATAGCCATTGTATATTACCTGCTTTTTCCATTATAAATGTGAAATTGATTAATTGTAAATATATTGCTAAAACTGGTAGGGCTCTGTTTTTTTAATATTTTAGAAAAGCAAGATAGATAGGATACTGTTAAAGCAGGAGGGATGTAAAAATGCCCCTTAGGTTTAATGCCAAAAATGATTAGGCGGCTATGCAACAGGGGTAAAGGATATTTTTGAGAAAACAGTTGTTCGGGAAACCTCCCTTATGGAAAATTCTCCAGGGATCTTGATATGTTTGAAATTTACTTCCGTTTTTCCCTAAAAAATCTTTATAAACAAATAAGCGGGCATTTTTTAGAC
Protein-coding regions in this window:
- a CDS encoding transporter substrate-binding domain-containing protein; the encoded protein is MRKLLIFLLVFISIAFTMAAPCYGQEGNIIWTEEEVAFMEAHPVVRLGVDPEFVPFEFIDKDGEYRGIATDYLSLISEKTGIQFEVVKGLTWPQAYDQALSGDIDVLPAISKTQEREQYFLFSEPYYYFKRVIVTRDTDKGITGIKDLEGLTVAVQRNSSHHSYLLDYPKINLSLYDSVEAATTAVANGTERAFVGNLATTNYLIRSNALTNLKFIAFEAEKQQALHFAVRQDWPELVSILNKTLDTITEEEKIAISNKWIELESRIDYGPIIRIILIVGGFVAAVLGVSFYWIVRLRKEIKKRELVQSALEKAKQEAEEANEFKSSFMARMSHEIRTPLNAITGMAYLLKKTDNASTQSIYIDRITQASNIMLSIINDILDYSKIEAGKVELEITSFNIDQVIQDVVNIVSYKIEEQKIGFKLSKDPLVPNWFFGDPKRIEQILLNVLNNAAKFTNEGEISLDIKLVAKENDKYHLSFSVRDTGIGMTEEQVKKLFVPFTQGDSSITRRFGGSGLGLSIVKNLVEMMKGKIEIFSTLKEGTTFIIHLPLTVDKKKEEEYAETFSSNHFKDIRTLVLEKTGANINLIGGYLSAFGMQCELTTSQASALSMLEAADGKFAKPFDLFIVDYDTPVEGGFKFIESIKNNHKMIKVPKIIMLLPMMREDLFDKIDEYGIDMGMGKPIIPSILLNGILDIFKLKAVSSAQPAVKKEESQVKVSKPHVVLLVEDNKTNQLIAKTLLQQLGVEALVADNGKVAVELYQEHKDKIDLILMDLHMPVMNGYEAAKKIRNMSADVPIVAMTADVILGVREKCEQSGIHHYISKPFDPDRFLQTIKDILEADKGSSSKGFFVLDKSAGLKSMGGDSDLYRQVLSEYFNENQGTLAGLSLAISEKRYADAVQIVHKVKGSSGSIGAKSLYEVSISLQKALSDEKEDETLLLKEQFFELFKKLLVEIEEFLD